Genomic segment of Apostichopus japonicus isolate 1M-3 chromosome 8, ASM3797524v1, whole genome shotgun sequence:
gtttagtttagtttagtttagtttagtttagtttagtttagtttagtttagtagaaaaaaaaaggatcaggagggacactcaagtccccttCAAGGACCCTGTAGGAGAGGgggaaaaactgaagacacaaacactcagacccgattacaatgcttaaagtgcttgttgacactacttgcaagtacaactttctcaggaaaaccgttccactcattcacaaccctattagaaaaaaaagttatgccgaatattaatcctacttaatgacttttggagtttaagacaatgacctctggtacaactactataaGCAAACATggaaaagtcggtaaaggataaattgtcaaaaccatacacagtcttgaaaacctgaatcaagtccccaTGTCCCACGTCCCCATTGATGACTGCCTGGCCGTTTTGATATAGCGAATTTTGGTAACAAACAAGTCTTGCGTTGCGTAATCTATCAACTTATTTCTGGCTGTCGCACTGATGCTGCAAGAAATCCCAGAGGTTTCTGACAGTGAGAGCTCCGAAATATTCACCTGGAACATAAATGACGAGAGTCAAATCATGACATTGTAGACCGGTATCATGATTCGTGCCATAACCAAACGGAGGTTAGTGTCTTCCTCAAGTCAATTGTAACGGCCGTTCCAGTCAAAGCCTATGTTAAACAAGGCTTCTACCACACATAAGCCAACTTAAGCCTACACTAAGGTAATAGTCATATCAATAGCCCACTAGTAACAGTAAAACCAGTTTTCATTATTAGAACTACCATAGCCTATCCACCTTGACCACTTAAACTAGGATAGTAAAACTAAGATGGGAAAGTTAGACAGTAAAACCGTGGCTTAAATTTTAAATGAACTAATTTGTGTAAGCTACCTCTTCATAAAAAGACAGCTATGTTAGGCACActactatagtactactgtCACTGTTACAGGGTTGCTTTCCACTTCTCATTATACATTACAGTACAAGCTAAATGGTCAGCATTAAGATACCTCTATTACTGTCTGTAGCTGAAAGCTATGGTCCATTAAAGTTTGCCATATTTTCTTACattgaaaattattaaaataaagtgataggtgttaaaagaaaaaaattctggtGTTAAAAAGTATCTGTTTCAATTATTGGGTTACAGAGACTAACCAGGATTGCCAGACAATTAGCAAAAACTCTGTGGGAAAAAATGCTTACATTTGACCAAAACAACTTGCAATCCATTGACCAAATGTGAGTTAACAATATTGATACATGATGTCACTAAGCATTGCCATTTTATTATTTGCTTAAATGTCTCTAAACTGCTTACTTGATTTGTACTGAATTTGTCTACTTACTCTATTTAATTGGACTTCCATCATCTTCTACAGTTCTTAAAGCAAATAGCTTCACAGAAGCATAAATTTGGACTTATTCTGCATCTTCTATGACCAAAAAGTAGCTGGTGACCTTTCCAAGCTAGATTGAACTTTATTCCACATTGACTCAACTTGCTTTCATGATCTGATCAAAGTCAAtgaaattatttcttttcaccCAAAAGGTCACAATTACCGAATAAAAATAACCCTTACcatttttataataaaaatgtcaGCTTCTCGATAGATTTGCTGTGAATGTGTGGTAGGTATAGGACATGCTAAATAAAAATGATTTGTGGTTTCTTTAAAAAGCAATATATGCTGTCTCAACATTTTAAACATCTGTGATAGCATCAATACAACAAGCAGATGAAATAGTTCTATGTTTGTGTATTTGATGTCAAGAAAAATTTTGCTGCAAGAACAACAATCTTCTTtaaatattagtatatatactgaGCTGTCCCATTGTATACCTTATCCATAGCTCTTTATGCCTTGTTGTTCTCACTTTAATCAAAACACAAGCAGAAAGATGTATTTAAGTAAGTAAACACTCATTCATTTAAATTAGAAGACTGCAAATAGTTATCTCAACAAtagaaaatatgaagaaaaaaaatatatataaataaagaaggaaagaatGAGTCTCCATCGAGGGTCAGAACTTGACACAAGGTTGTTAAAGGAGTTAAATCAGTTTCTATGCAGTTGATATTATACAGAACTAAAGGAATGGAAATTAGCTACAGTATGTAGAACCAATGGTTGTAGCATCGGTCTGCAATTGTGAGTAAATTTCGTTTTCGTTATATTTTCATTAGTGTTGCCATCTTGCCGACCATTCATCAGGCATCCAAGAGATTGATTCCATATGTAGCTGCTTCAACAGACAGCGAGCCAAGTGTCGCAGAAGAACCAGTTAGTGCAAACCAAGACATCCTTCTAACGGACAGCTGTGTTAAGGTAAATGTAACTGGAGATTGTATTGCCTTTGCCTTTCATTGGGAATCTAGACAAAGTGAATGAGGGCTTTGAAGTAAAACTGCTCACCACTCATGCCAAGCACCCATGATGATATCAGATGCTGTAACCTGCATACACTGGAGTACAATCTTCCAAAATGTAGTGCTTCTTTTATTTTGCAAGTTTTGTGCTTCTTGAAGTAGTGATTATGTCTGTGCTTCTACTGAAAATTATTGTCCAAATGATAAGACATTGACACAAATACTATACTCAGTGAGTCCAGTTCATGGTTTCCCACCTTCCTGGTAAACCAAACAAGCTTATGCAGATAGTATAAGTAAAACTCACAACAAATATGATGAAATAATTGATTTTCAACCTGATATACTCATATGTATATGTTACTTATTTAACAGAGACTGAAAGATGTAGCAGGGGCTAGTGGTACTTTTCTGCGGATTACAGTGGAAGGGGGTGGCTGCTCTGGTTTCCAGTACAAATTTGACCTGGATGAAAAGATGAATGAGGAAGACAGGTTAGTTTCTGAAGAAGGAAAAGATTATTGAACATTGTAAATGTTAGTTTATCACATGATGCATCAACATACATGACTGTGTAATACTCAGCGTGTCCTGAATAGTAACATGCTTTAGGCGTTTGAACCTGTTCCAATTCCTACTGAAtaataggtcaaaggttatcttAAGAAGGTCTCTTCTTTCCCAAGGATAttccttctttgttttaatagCCATATCTGTGCTTGTTAATGGCACTGAACAAAATGTTCACTGCTCCACACTTCCCTGTCGGTAAAGCAAATAGTGGTAACCAGAAAAAGACTCACAAAGGTAACCAGATTGCTGTAGACATGCTAGAGTGACAGTGGCTGTAAGGAAACAACTTGACAAGTTAATAATAACATAAGGATGTATATTGGGCAACTGAACTATAAAATATTGAATGTCCCATTAAAATGCAGCAATGTTACTTGTCCCCTTATTTGGAATTGTGTTGCAAATGGCAGATGTGTCCTACAGATGAAGAAAACCCTTTTGTTGAAGACAGAATAAGACAAACAAACGAATGAATGAAATACATTAAGCAATCTGAATGTTAAATGCAGCTCAATCTGCtgtacatatctttcattctGGGTTGGTCAGGTGATAGTTATACTGGCTTTTAATAGGAGAAGTGATGAATGGTCGTTTTTGCTATGATTATTCTTCTTCCTTTAATTTTTCAACAGAGTTTTTGAGAAAGAAGGTGCGAAGGTTGTTATTGACGAAATATCGTTAGATTTCATCAAAGGCTCAACCATAGACTATCATACAGAGCTGATAAGGGCAGCCTTTCGCATCATCAACAACCCTAAAGCGGAGAACGGATGTTCCTGCGGGGCTTCATTTGCATTCAAGTTATGACCTGCTGACAATCACCCGCTCATGAGTCATATATATTGGTATGAGGAAGAATGGATGCTTCTTGTATGTTTATCTATTCAATTATCAAGACGTATTCTGTGTGTATTATGGTACTGATGTGCTGTTCGCACTTTCCCACCCCATACTGTAATGAGGACACTGGGTTGTGGGAGAAGTGACGGTGGTGGTTTAGTGTAAGCTCCATGAAGAGAAGAGGTACATGTGGTTTAAGCATAGTGAGTTACCAGCAGTGGTGCGCAATTAATCATTACAGAGTGGAATAACATGAATTGCATAActttaaattacaaaacataCTAAACCCTGTTACCatggaaaatatgtatattaatagcATACCAATACTGCCATATTCACATGCCACAGCCATGCATGACTAACCCTGGGGTAACCTAGCATTTCTTTGTGACCAAAACAGGATGTAGCATGTGAATGGCCCTTTAGTGTTAGTATTGATGGTAAAGCCTTTCAGTACCAGTGAAACCAGTGTATAATGAACACTAGCAGATTGaagaaatttatgaatgaaAGTTCATAAGTAAGGCTCCAACAACCTTCATTAATAATCAATACTGGTTTCGATGTCATTGTCCTTTCTCTTTATGAACTGCAGGGTTAAAAATCTGTTGTATAAGCAATGGATGTTAGTTATACCTTACATTTATTGAcagtattaaaatataaatcaaaCTCAATGGGATTAAATTGGCTGGTCCTTATTTGGTTTTATAAAGGTCCAGCTAGTCATGCTTTTACAAGGTTGTTCCACACAGAGATGCTTTATCGGATGAAATAGTGTATTTCTTTGAGTGAATCATCACAACTGCCTGATTCAAACTCTATATCCTGTATGTTTCTGTTGAACTGATGATATCCAATGTGAAAAGGGAtgcagatgatgatgatgatggcatATATGGTTTGAGTCTTCTCAAAGACATCCTACCACTCTTATGGCTCTTATCACTATGTCCCCTGCTGGAAaaacaaaatctgacaaaactACTCTATGTAATTGATTTTTTATAAATCTGTAAAGGATTTGATGTAGGTGGGGCACTTACATGATGTACACACTGAAGctgccactccccccccccctctcccaaccccTTCATACTTACACATCATATTTTAGGTCAATTTCACTGAAGTTTTTGCTCAAAGATTGGTATTCATACTATCAGTTTGTTTGACATTTGCAAAAGTGCATGATGTGTTCATGATAACATGatgttttgatatgttacaatATTCAAGGATGAAAGTAAGGATTGAATGTAGAGGAAATATCGCATGTATAAAAGATgaagttaataaattaatatatggaAGTGCAATTGAATTTAA
This window contains:
- the LOC139971186 gene encoding iron-sulfur cluster assembly 2 homolog, mitochondrial-like → MIRAITKRSVAILPTIHQASKRLIPYVAASTDSEPSVAEEPVSANQDILLTDSCVKRLKDVAGASGTFLRITVEGGGCSGFQYKFDLDEKMNEEDRVFEKEGAKVVIDEISLDFIKGSTIDYHTELIRAAFRIINNPKAENGCSCGASFAFKL